A stretch of the Phycisphaerales bacterium genome encodes the following:
- a CDS encoding MFS transporter has translation MNMDQPGSNIATQAGSDKPVFGGVTFLRLSFMMLLQYAIWGAWLPLLYTFLSKVRGFDDAEIGYMFMAGGVGALFGPFIAGQIADRWFNTERFLGVSHLIGAVLMLILVQITSFWGFLGFALAYSIVYSPTLALTNSLSFHHLSDRDRQFGWVRLWGTIGWIAVGIGIGQWLYHAYSPADLVETVKAAKLAVENASESARVGLEATLQTASEALHKAQAEGMYNAFYVAAILGFIMGVYCLTLPRTPPQRGQESFATGEAIKEASRNPLLILFLIAIPVSMIHQFYFQFTAVFLGNYQAQAGEVNDAINGVFGVGGGGLMTIGQIAEVIVLMLIPLVAKRFSRKTLLGIGLVAYAARMFLFAYVDWLSVSVGVPVMVTLITGVALHGLCFGCFIFVAFMIVDEECTRDVKASAQNLFNLIIVGIGIVVGSYVAGKIGTIYTSEDGVKDWQGLFAIPMYTAVVCLAFLAVFYPGKAAMARIREKRSITT, from the coding sequence ATGAACATGGATCAGCCTGGTTCAAATATAGCAACACAAGCGGGAAGCGATAAGCCAGTGTTTGGTGGCGTCACTTTCCTCAGATTATCTTTCATGATGCTGCTTCAATACGCCATCTGGGGCGCTTGGTTGCCGTTGCTATACACCTTTTTGAGTAAGGTTCGAGGCTTTGATGATGCAGAAATCGGTTATATGTTCATGGCGGGCGGTGTTGGCGCCTTGTTTGGCCCGTTCATCGCAGGACAGATAGCTGACCGCTGGTTCAACACAGAACGCTTTCTTGGCGTGAGTCACTTAATCGGCGCTGTCTTAATGTTGATTCTGGTTCAAATCACTTCATTCTGGGGATTCTTAGGGTTTGCATTGGCTTACTCAATTGTCTATTCGCCCACATTAGCACTCACAAACTCACTGAGCTTCCATCATCTGTCAGACCGTGACCGCCAGTTTGGCTGGGTTCGATTATGGGGAACCATTGGCTGGATTGCTGTGGGCATCGGCATTGGCCAGTGGTTGTATCACGCTTACTCTCCAGCAGATCTTGTTGAAACAGTTAAAGCTGCGAAGCTTGCGGTTGAAAATGCAAGTGAGTCAGCGCGCGTAGGCCTTGAAGCCACGCTACAAACGGCATCAGAGGCTCTTCATAAGGCGCAGGCGGAGGGTATGTATAACGCCTTTTACGTTGCAGCCATTCTTGGATTCATTATGGGTGTTTACTGTTTAACGCTGCCACGGACACCCCCACAGCGTGGACAGGAGTCCTTTGCCACTGGCGAAGCAATCAAAGAGGCATCGCGGAATCCACTTTTGATCTTGTTCCTGATCGCTATTCCAGTAAGCATGATTCACCAGTTCTATTTTCAGTTTACAGCGGTCTTCTTGGGCAACTACCAGGCACAAGCAGGCGAGGTTAATGACGCGATCAATGGCGTGTTTGGTGTTGGCGGCGGCGGGCTCATGACCATTGGCCAGATCGCTGAGGTGATCGTGTTGATGTTGATCCCACTTGTCGCCAAGCGATTTTCCAGGAAGACACTATTAGGAATAGGGCTGGTCGCTTATGCGGCACGGATGTTCCTGTTTGCTTATGTGGACTGGTTATCTGTATCTGTGGGCGTGCCCGTCATGGTGACGCTGATTACTGGCGTTGCATTGCACGGCTTATGCTTCGGTTGTTTCATCTTTGTGGCGTTCATGATCGTTGATGAAGAATGCACAAGAGATGTAAAAGCAAGTGCCCAAAACCTCTTTAATCTCATCATTGTCGGTATTGGCATCGTGGTTGGTAGTTATGTAGCCGGAAAGATTGGGACGATCTACACCAGCGAGGATGGTGTTAAGGACTGGCAGGGTCTTTTTGCTATTCCGATGTACACAGCAGTCGTTTGCCTGGCCTTTTTGGCCGTGTTTTATCCAGGGAAGGCTGCGATGGCCCGTATCCGTGAAAAAAGATCAATAACCACATAA
- a CDS encoding ThuA domain-containing protein: MTKVNHHHQWPLIAVVVLLAHNSLFGSILSGQDQVTQQLQPLRVLLFSKTAGFRHSSIPTGIQAIKLAAKENDIEVVATEDAEVFTDKTLVDMDVIVFLNTTGDVLDKTQQEAMQRFIQGGGGWVGIHGAADTEYDWPWYGKMMGAYFAGHPAVQRGQVVVQDKTHPAMAHLPTTWERVDEWYDYRDVPDQSVQILATLDEGSYEGGGMGASHPIVWCHDYDGGRAFYTGGGHTDESFADPLFIKHIIEAIQWSAGSDVQTLKNWKPTIESKPSSGQPPLTVQFTAVKNRESDQELSYAWDFNSDGEIDSRVKQTFWTFHQRGKFLVRLFISDESGSIGAMDSWIVVGNTSPTVTFIKPEDGGVVSPDQWFQYDILIDDPEEQSPDVNRVVVELYQSGDPYGKPIVSRTGSSGQLKIPPLLYEKDNPSQDMFLLARYADQGVDDENRLIGHSVLTLRAHEIRPNLMDTSEGLQRVDISNEGNASAFVAVNKGWVSLDPLCLAGIEDIVFSLKPSVKSSIEIRRDDPEGTLVSIVRLQASAEEQGWTNVTALIGDPGGSSAYFFVFRGPPDRSLFLMRSLHLRGPGISSPSPEKTR; the protein is encoded by the coding sequence ATGACAAAAGTTAATCATCATCATCAATGGCCTCTTATCGCAGTTGTTGTTCTTCTTGCTCATAACTCACTTTTTGGATCAATATTAAGTGGCCAAGATCAAGTGACGCAGCAATTGCAACCACTAAGAGTATTACTCTTTTCTAAGACCGCTGGTTTTCGACACAGCTCTATTCCAACAGGCATTCAAGCGATTAAGTTGGCGGCGAAAGAAAATGATATAGAGGTCGTTGCAACCGAGGATGCTGAAGTTTTTACGGACAAGACGCTAGTGGATATGGATGTCATCGTTTTTCTTAATACAACCGGTGATGTGCTTGACAAGACGCAGCAGGAAGCAATGCAACGATTTATTCAAGGTGGCGGTGGTTGGGTAGGCATTCATGGAGCAGCTGATACCGAATATGACTGGCCTTGGTATGGAAAAATGATGGGCGCCTATTTCGCAGGTCACCCAGCAGTTCAGCGTGGCCAAGTGGTGGTTCAAGACAAGACACATCCAGCCATGGCTCATCTGCCCACCACATGGGAACGTGTTGACGAGTGGTATGACTATCGTGATGTGCCGGATCAATCAGTGCAGATTTTGGCAACATTGGATGAAGGCAGTTATGAGGGCGGGGGTATGGGTGCGTCGCATCCTATTGTCTGGTGCCATGATTATGACGGAGGACGAGCTTTTTATACGGGTGGCGGTCACACAGACGAGTCATTTGCAGATCCGCTTTTTATCAAACATATCATTGAGGCGATTCAATGGTCAGCGGGTAGTGATGTCCAAACATTAAAAAACTGGAAGCCAACCATTGAGAGCAAGCCGAGCTCTGGGCAGCCCCCGCTCACAGTCCAGTTTACAGCGGTGAAAAATAGAGAGAGTGATCAAGAACTATCTTACGCGTGGGATTTTAATTCTGATGGTGAGATAGATTCTCGGGTGAAACAGACGTTCTGGACATTTCATCAACGTGGAAAATTTCTGGTTCGATTATTCATCTCTGATGAATCGGGTTCTATCGGCGCTATGGATTCATGGATTGTTGTTGGAAATACAAGCCCGACAGTGACTTTTATAAAACCCGAAGATGGTGGCGTTGTTTCACCGGATCAGTGGTTTCAGTATGACATTCTGATCGATGATCCTGAAGAACAATCTCCTGATGTTAATCGCGTTGTTGTGGAGTTGTATCAATCAGGTGATCCATATGGAAAACCCATTGTGAGTCGTACCGGATCAAGCGGGCAACTTAAAATTCCACCCCTGTTATATGAAAAAGATAATCCCAGTCAGGACATGTTCTTGTTAGCAAGATATGCAGACCAAGGCGTTGATGATGAGAATCGCCTGATCGGTCACAGTGTGTTGACACTCAGGGCTCATGAGATACGGCCAAATTTGATGGATACTTCAGAGGGATTGCAGCGCGTTGACATCTCCAATGAGGGCAATGCCTCTGCATTTGTTGCGGTAAATAAAGGGTGGGTGTCTCTTGATCCTCTATGTCTGGCGGGAATTGAAGACATTGTTTTTTCGTTGAAGCCAAGTGTTAAGTCTTCTATTGAAATTCGCCGCGATGACCCAGAAGGCACCTTGGTGTCAATTGTCCGATTGCAAGCGAGTGCTGAAGAACAAGGATGGACCAACGTAACAGCTCTTATTGGGGATCCGGGGGGATCATCCGCCTACTTTTTCGTCTTCCGCGGCCCACCTGACCGATCGCTCTTCCTGATGCGATCATTACATTTGCGTGGGCCGGGTATTTCATCTCCCTCGCCCGAGAAAACGAGATAG
- a CDS encoding DUF1080 domain-containing protein codes for MFEILFITLSILGSHGNVLQVDEQEKGFEPLFDGVSLTGWTPTGNVNAWAVENGELLVKPAGGGWLRTEKQYRDFDLRLDFFLPPKGNSGVALRASSNENPAFSGMEVQVYDTFGEDPYPGACGAIYDAIAPNEMALNQPNSWNTYRMVLSGDMINVWLNGKHIHKNEKLDGRGTGQAMALQHRLKTGYIALQDHGDPIRYRNIRIKDLSPDPDPGGFRPLVTNDLSNWFEDGNASWVVENGNLVGRDGPGHLFTKKKFGDFEIRAHVKVNKNGNGGLYFRTMPKLSNNDDWPVEYEEPVGYEAEVDNQDAKEFTGAITNQAFPKVKLTEDNSWFDYRIRVEGDHVQTWINGLPMIDMNLALFDEGHIALQSQHAGNEIIWKDLQIRDLTSTESATTQSSSQESSDRSD; via the coding sequence ATGTTTGAAATACTTTTTATAACGCTATCCATTCTTGGTAGTCATGGAAACGTGTTGCAAGTCGATGAACAAGAAAAAGGTTTTGAGCCACTGTTTGATGGCGTGTCACTGACAGGATGGACGCCGACCGGTAATGTCAATGCATGGGCAGTAGAGAATGGTGAGCTACTGGTTAAACCGGCGGGCGGTGGCTGGCTCCGGACCGAGAAGCAATATCGCGATTTCGATCTTCGACTTGATTTCTTTCTTCCACCCAAAGGCAACTCGGGTGTGGCACTGCGTGCGTCGAGTAACGAAAATCCGGCCTTCAGTGGTATGGAGGTTCAGGTCTACGACACCTTTGGTGAAGATCCATATCCTGGTGCATGTGGCGCCATCTACGATGCCATTGCACCAAATGAGATGGCGCTCAACCAACCAAACAGCTGGAATACGTACCGGATGGTGTTGTCTGGAGATATGATTAATGTTTGGCTTAATGGAAAACATATTCACAAGAACGAAAAACTCGATGGGCGCGGAACAGGCCAAGCAATGGCATTGCAGCATCGACTTAAGACTGGCTACATTGCGTTGCAAGATCACGGAGATCCGATTCGCTATCGCAATATCCGTATCAAAGACTTATCACCCGACCCCGATCCCGGTGGTTTCAGGCCGTTGGTCACCAATGATTTGTCAAATTGGTTTGAGGATGGGAATGCGAGTTGGGTTGTGGAAAACGGCAACCTGGTTGGGCGAGATGGTCCGGGCCATTTGTTTACAAAGAAAAAGTTTGGCGATTTCGAAATCAGAGCTCATGTAAAAGTGAACAAGAATGGTAATGGGGGGCTCTACTTTCGAACGATGCCGAAGCTTTCGAACAATGACGATTGGCCAGTGGAATATGAAGAGCCAGTGGGATATGAAGCTGAGGTTGATAATCAGGATGCAAAAGAGTTTACTGGCGCCATTACGAATCAAGCCTTTCCAAAAGTAAAGCTCACTGAAGATAACTCTTGGTTCGACTATCGAATTCGAGTAGAAGGCGATCATGTTCAAACCTGGATCAATGGTCTGCCAATGATCGATATGAACTTAGCTCTTTTCGATGAGGGGCACATTGCTCTTCAATCTCAACATGCTGGGAATGAGATCATTTGGAAAGATCTCCAAATACGAGACCTCACCTCAACCGAAAGTGCTACCACACAGTCGTCTAGCCAAGAATCATCAGACCGAAGCGATTGA
- a CDS encoding Gfo/Idh/MocA family oxidoreductase, whose protein sequence is MSNEGIPLRMGMVGGGQDAFIGAVHRSAARLDDSMTLVAGALSSTPERALSSGKAIHLAPDRTYPSWQEMLDGELKRPADERIEVVSIVTPNYMHYPVARACVEAGFHVILDKPMVHTVQEAKELASLVKQKGTVFCVTYNYSGYPMVKQARHMIRSGVIGAVRKVIVEYHQGWLATRLEETGQKQAGWRTDPSKAGAGGAIGDIGSHAEHLARYVTELKMEELCADLTHFVPGRDLDDDASVLIRYTSGARGILSASQICVGQQNNLRLRVWGEKGGVEWHQEDPNQLRTWTSDGPEQVYYRGDAMLSSESLDATRIPMGHPEAYIEAFANIYRSAARAIRDNKPNHENPDYPDVNDGLVGVQFINAVVESSQGKPHWVCLDQ, encoded by the coding sequence GTGAGTAACGAAGGCATCCCTTTAAGAATGGGAATGGTTGGCGGTGGGCAAGATGCTTTTATTGGAGCAGTCCATCGTTCTGCAGCTCGCCTTGATGATTCAATGACACTTGTAGCTGGCGCACTTTCATCAACGCCAGAGCGAGCACTCAGTAGTGGGAAAGCGATTCATCTTGCTCCGGACCGTACTTATCCATCATGGCAAGAAATGCTGGATGGTGAGCTTAAGCGACCTGCTGATGAGCGGATAGAAGTGGTCAGTATTGTGACACCTAATTACATGCACTATCCAGTTGCACGTGCATGTGTTGAAGCGGGCTTTCATGTCATTCTTGATAAGCCCATGGTCCATACGGTTCAAGAAGCGAAAGAACTTGCTTCTCTAGTGAAACAAAAAGGCACTGTCTTCTGCGTCACCTATAACTACTCCGGTTATCCGATGGTAAAGCAGGCTCGCCACATGATCAGGAGTGGGGTCATTGGAGCTGTACGCAAAGTCATTGTTGAATACCATCAGGGATGGCTTGCAACACGTCTTGAAGAAACAGGACAAAAACAAGCTGGATGGCGCACTGATCCCAGCAAAGCAGGCGCTGGAGGTGCAATTGGTGACATTGGTTCACACGCTGAGCATCTTGCTCGCTATGTCACAGAACTCAAAATGGAAGAGCTCTGTGCGGACTTGACACATTTTGTGCCAGGCCGTGATCTTGATGATGATGCAAGTGTGTTGATCCGATACACATCCGGCGCACGGGGAATACTCAGTGCATCGCAAATTTGTGTGGGGCAACAAAATAATCTTCGTTTACGTGTATGGGGTGAAAAGGGCGGTGTTGAATGGCATCAAGAAGACCCAAACCAACTGCGCACTTGGACGAGCGATGGTCCAGAACAAGTCTATTACCGTGGCGATGCAATGTTGTCATCAGAGAGTCTAGATGCGACGCGTATTCCCATGGGCCACCCTGAGGCTTATATCGAAGCATTTGCAAACATCTATCGCTCAGCAGCGAGGGCCATACGAGACAACAAACCAAATCATGAGAATCCCGATTATCCAGATGTGAATGATGGACTTGTTGGGGTTCAGTTTATTAATGCTGTTGTAGAAAGTAGTCAAGGCAAGCCGCACTGGGTTTGTTTAGATCAGTGA
- a CDS encoding sugar phosphate isomerase/epimerase, which produces MARPVTLFTGQWADLPLTVMAEKAASFGYDGLELACWGDHVDVVRASEDIGYAKERHEILDQHGLKCWAISTHLVGQAVCDHIDARHESVLPPHVWGDGEPEGVRQRAAEEMMRTAHAAANMGLKVVNGFTGSSIWPNFYFFPPTPQSMVDEGYDDFAERWTPILNTFQSCDVKFALEVHPAEIAYDIHSTLAALEAIDRHPAFGFNFDPSHLLWQGVDPAIFIDMFGDRIYHVHMKDVAVTQDGRAGILGSHLEFGDHRRGWNFRSVGRGHVDFEEIIRALNRTRYEGPLSVEWEDAEMNREHGAIESCEYVRNLDFSASRAAFDGAFQKEATTQ; this is translated from the coding sequence TGCTTGTTGGGGCGATCACGTTGATGTTGTTCGCGCTAGTGAAGATATTGGGTATGCGAAAGAGCGCCATGAGATTCTCGATCAACATGGCCTCAAGTGTTGGGCAATATCAACTCATTTAGTAGGGCAAGCGGTGTGCGATCATATTGATGCCCGCCATGAATCTGTACTACCTCCACATGTCTGGGGAGATGGAGAGCCCGAAGGCGTTCGACAAAGAGCAGCCGAGGAAATGATGCGCACAGCTCACGCGGCGGCGAATATGGGTCTCAAGGTTGTCAATGGTTTCACCGGATCTTCCATCTGGCCCAATTTTTACTTTTTCCCGCCGACACCACAGAGCATGGTTGATGAAGGTTACGATGACTTTGCTGAGCGTTGGACTCCAATCCTTAACACCTTTCAATCGTGTGATGTCAAGTTTGCTTTAGAAGTACATCCAGCGGAAATCGCCTACGACATTCATTCAACACTTGCCGCCCTGGAAGCTATTGATCGTCATCCAGCCTTTGGATTCAACTTTGATCCAAGCCATCTTTTATGGCAAGGTGTTGATCCCGCAATATTCATCGATATGTTTGGAGATCGCATCTACCACGTTCATATGAAAGACGTCGCGGTGACACAAGATGGTCGTGCGGGAATCTTGGGCTCACACTTAGAGTTTGGTGATCATCGTCGCGGTTGGAACTTCCGATCAGTTGGCCGTGGCCACGTTGACTTTGAAGAGATCATCAGAGCACTCAATAGAACGAGATATGAAGGCCCACTATCGGTTGAATGGGAAGATGCGGAGATGAATCGAGAGCATGGTGCAATTGAATCATGCGAGTACGTACGGAATCTAGATTTTTCCGCATCCCGAGCAGCGTTTGATGGGGCATTCCAAAAAGAGGCGACGACGCAGTGA